GATCGTGGTCAGGAACGTCCGTCGGGTTCGTGGCATACACGCCATGCGGCGGGACCTGCGTACAAGGGGATTTTTCGAACTCGCGGTCGAATCGGGCCACACTCGGCTCCGTGGCCGGGCCAGAACCGACCCAATTTCGTCCCGTAGCCAAACCGTTAATCCGGGGTCGGCCCCTCGGGTCGAACATGGAGTCGCTGCACCCGCGGGTGAGACTATTGTGGGTCCTGTCGACGGTCCTCCGACTGTCGATACTCGGGGTCGTCGCGTACCTGATCGACCGGTTCGCCGTCTCGCTGCCACGGGCAATCCTCGTCGGCGGCGTGGTCGTGCTCGTCGTGGTGGGTATCGTCCACGCCGTCCTGGCCCACCGGATCTGGCGGTTCGACCTCCAGGACGACGCGCTGTTCCTGGTCCGTGGAGTCCTGACCCGGACCGACACGACCGTTCCCTACGTCCGTGTCCAACATGTCGACACCACCCGCGGGCCGATCGAGCGAAGCGTCGGACTGGCGAGTGTCGTCGTCTACACCGCCGGCTCCCGCGGCGCGGACATCACGATCCCCGGCCTCCGTCCGGACCGAGCGACCGAACTGCGTGAACAGCTCCGGGACCTGGCAATCGAGAGCGAGGCGACCGACGCAGTATGAGGCGACTCCACCCAACGAGCGGCGTCATCGGCGTCGCTCAGGCGATGTTCCAGGGCGCGTTCCTGGGCTTTTTTGCCGGGAGCGCCCTGGCCGGGACGGGATCGCTCCCGGCGGTCTCGATCCCGGGACTGACGCTTGGCGGTGCGGCACTGTTCGGTGCCTACTCGGGTGCCCGCTATCTGCGCTTTCGCTACGAGATCACGGGCGGCACGCTCGCGGTCGAATCCGGGGTGTTTGCCAGACAGTCCCGGGAGATTCCGCTGGGACGAATCCAGAACGTCGATGTCCGGCAGGGCATCCTCAACAGGATACTCGGGCTCGCGATCGTCGAGTTCGAGACGGCCGGCGGGAGCGCGACGGAGGCGACACTGGAGTCGGTCCAGATGGGAG
Above is a window of Haloarcula halophila DNA encoding:
- a CDS encoding PH domain-containing protein produces the protein MESLHPRVRLLWVLSTVLRLSILGVVAYLIDRFAVSLPRAILVGGVVVLVVVGIVHAVLAHRIWRFDLQDDALFLVRGVLTRTDTTVPYVRVQHVDTTRGPIERSVGLASVVVYTAGSRGADITIPGLRPDRATELREQLRDLAIESEATDAV